Proteins from a single region of Rhodovibrio salinarum DSM 9154:
- a CDS encoding aminomethyltransferase family protein: protein MSKLQENVRFAVLPLASDATRASEFARTLAPHPLVHQELPYDPEYTMYNRRLTAMTMTSGSAEEAYWKLRREVILRHTGELPIEVRGPDAERLLNAVFTRDIAKVKVGRCSYQIACDDAGGVMMDGVLVRLADDRFWYGQADGDLTQWLKAHARGLDVEIFDPDVWISQVQGPDSLKVLEAAVDGPYPEPFRYFDAAWVTIAGQDVVVTRTGFTNELGWEVYLGPEIDVRAVGARILEAGKPYDLTPVAVGGARRIEGGLLNAGSDFDETVTPYEAGLGAMVRLDKGEFIGKAALEKADQRCRTWGLRVPGGVARIGRNLIKDGVSVGRVCSSAWSPFLQCGVAIVRLDDPEIAPGTALDVLCQDDQTRAGETCELPMYDRNRDIPRGKAVDIPEIPAG from the coding sequence ATGTCAAAGCTTCAGGAAAACGTTCGCTTCGCCGTCCTGCCGCTGGCGAGCGATGCAACGCGCGCCAGCGAGTTCGCGCGCACGTTGGCGCCGCACCCGCTGGTCCATCAGGAGCTGCCCTACGACCCCGAATACACGATGTACAACCGACGGCTGACCGCGATGACCATGACCAGCGGTTCGGCTGAAGAGGCCTACTGGAAGCTGCGGCGCGAGGTCATCCTCCGGCATACCGGCGAGCTGCCGATCGAGGTGCGTGGCCCGGATGCGGAACGGCTGTTGAATGCCGTCTTCACCCGCGACATCGCCAAGGTGAAGGTCGGGCGATGCAGCTACCAGATCGCTTGCGACGACGCCGGCGGGGTGATGATGGATGGCGTGCTCGTTCGCCTCGCCGACGACCGTTTCTGGTACGGACAGGCCGACGGCGACCTGACGCAGTGGCTGAAGGCGCACGCCCGCGGCCTGGATGTCGAGATTTTCGACCCGGATGTCTGGATCAGTCAGGTCCAGGGCCCCGACTCGCTCAAAGTCCTGGAGGCCGCGGTCGACGGTCCCTACCCGGAGCCGTTCCGCTATTTCGATGCCGCGTGGGTGACGATTGCCGGCCAGGACGTCGTCGTGACCCGCACCGGCTTTACCAACGAACTCGGGTGGGAGGTCTATCTTGGCCCTGAGATCGATGTGCGCGCGGTGGGGGCGCGTATTTTGGAGGCCGGGAAACCCTACGACCTCACGCCGGTCGCGGTTGGCGGCGCGCGGCGGATCGAAGGTGGGCTGCTTAACGCGGGGTCCGATTTCGACGAGACGGTCACGCCCTACGAAGCCGGCCTCGGCGCGATGGTCCGGCTGGACAAGGGCGAGTTCATCGGCAAGGCCGCGCTGGAGAAAGCGGACCAGCGCTGCCGTACCTGGGGCCTGCGGGTTCCGGGCGGCGTGGCCCGGATCGGCCGGAACCTGATCAAGGACGGCGTGTCGGTCGGCCGCGTCTGCTCGTCGGCCTGGTCGCCCTTTCTGCAGTGCGGGGTCGCGATCGTCCGGCTCGACGATCCCGAGATCGCGCCGGGCACGGCGCTCGACGTCCTCTGCCAGGACGACCAGACCCGGGCGGGCGAGACCTGCGAACTGCCGATGTACGACCGCAACCGGGACATCCCCCGGGGCAAGGCGGTAGATATCCCGGAAATCCCGGCAGGCTGA
- a CDS encoding tellurite resistance TerB family protein, whose amino-acid sequence MIDHHAALIYTMVLVSAADREMSDDELEHIGNVVSHWPVFHDFDRDKLSTYAQDCAELLRGENGLDTAIETIRAALPHKLIETAYALACDIAAADGFASQEELRLLEMLRHELAVGRLEAAAIERATRARQMTL is encoded by the coding sequence ATGATCGACCATCACGCCGCCCTGATCTACACCATGGTCCTCGTCTCCGCCGCCGACCGCGAGATGAGCGACGACGAACTGGAGCACATCGGTAACGTCGTCAGCCACTGGCCGGTGTTCCACGACTTCGACCGCGACAAGCTGTCGACCTACGCGCAGGACTGCGCCGAACTGTTGCGCGGCGAGAATGGTCTCGACACCGCGATCGAGACCATTCGGGCAGCCCTGCCGCACAAGCTGATCGAGACGGCCTATGCGCTCGCCTGCGACATCGCGGCCGCCGACGGCTTCGCCTCGCAGGAAGAACTGCGCCTGCTGGAGATGCTGCGCCACGAACTCGCCGTCGGCCGGCTGGAAGCCGCCGCGATCGAGCGTGCGACCCGCGCCCGCCAAATGACCCTTTAG